GCCGAGGTTGTTCTTGTCCTTGAAGGCCGAGCCCTTGTAGAAGTTCGTGATCTCCCAGGGGCCCTGGATGATTGCGGCGACCTTGCCGCTGACGAACGCCTCCTGGATGTGGGCGTAGGCGTCGGCGGTGGTGTCGGCCTTGTGCAGGCCCTTGCCCTTGAACAGGCTCTGCCAGGTGCCGTAGGCCTTCTTGGCGGCGGGCGAGGTGACGGTGATCTTCTTGGCGTCGACGTCGACGGTGTCGGTGCCCTCGCCGTAGAGGAAGGTCTGGGCGTAGTAGGCCTGGGTGGAACCCCAGTAGCCGTCGACGCCGGTCTTGTCCTTGATGGTGGCGGCGGCCTTCTTCAGGTCGTCCCAGGTCTTGGGGGCCTCGACGCCGGCCTTCTCGAACAGGGCCTTGTTGTAGACGAGGGCGAGGGTGTCCGTGGTGAAGGGGACGCCGTAGGTCTTGCCCTCGTACTTGGCCTGCTCGATCAGGCTGGGCTGGAACTTGTCCTGCTCGGCGAGGGCCTCGGTGCCGTCCAGCGGCGCGAAGAAGCCCTTCTTGGCGAAGGCGGGGGTCCAGCCGACCTCGGAGCGCAGCACGTCGGGGGCGCCCTTGGAACCGGCGGCGGTGTCGAACTTGTTCTGCGCCTGGTC
This genomic stretch from Streptomyces sp. Go-475 harbors:
- a CDS encoding extracellular solute-binding protein → MRRGIAATALVASLALAATACGGSDSGDEAGGPVTITWWDTSNATNEAPAYQALVKEFEAAHKDIKVNYVNVPFDQAQNKFDTAAGSKGAPDVLRSEVGWTPAFAKKGFFAPLDGTEALAEQDKFQPSLIEQAKYEGKTYGVPFTTDTLALVYNKALFEKAGVEAPKTWDDLKKAAATIKDKTGVDGYWGSTQAYYAQTFLYGEGTDTVDVDAKKITVTSPAAKKAYGTWQSLFKGKGLHKADTTADAYAHIQEAFVSGKVAAIIQGPWEITNFYKGSAFKDKNNLGIATVPAGSTGKAGAPTGGHNLSVYAGSDKAHQEASLKFVKFMTSAKAQETIALKNSTLPTREDAYTAKVKADPGIAGFQSVLPAAQPRPALPEYSSLWTPLDDELLKIAGGKESLDQGLGNAETAIAKLVPDYSK